The DNA sequence GCCAatctgggagacagagagtggggtactgtgtgtgtgggggtcttgTGGAAACATCACACAgcgagatagtgtgtgtgtgtgtgtcttgtggaaACATCACACAGCGagatagtgggtgtgtgtgtgtcttgtggaaACATCACACAgcgagatagtgtgtgtgtgtgtgtgtgtcttgtggaaACATCACACAACGAGATAATGCGTGTGTGTCTTGTGGAAACATCACACAgcgagatagtgtgtgtgtgtgtgcgtcttgtgGAAACATCACACAacgagatagtgtgtgtgtgtcttgtggaaACATCACACAgcgagatagtgtgtgtgtgtcttgtggaaACATCACACAgcgagatagtgtgtgtgtgtgtgtgtgttgtggaaacatcacacagtgaaatagtgtgtgtgtgtgtgcgtcttgtgGAAATATCACACAGcgaggtactgtgtgtgtgtgtgtcttgtggaaACATCACACAgcgaaatagtgtgtgtgtgtgcgtctgtggaaACATCACACAGtgaggtactctgtgtgtgtgtgtgtgtgtgtgtgtgtcttgtggaaACATCACACAGCTAGGTGCTGCAGTTCTAGAAGAAacgtcacactaacacacagctaGGTACTGTACTTAATGGACTGTGATTTTTCTCCTGTAGAAATTGTGAAGAGCACTAAACAATTATTGTATACGGTGACCCTTGACCCtttaccatttaaaaaaaaaaacaaaaaaaacccgtttaAATCCACACAGGAATTTCGATAAATGACTCTCTCTCGTAAAGGAGAGTGAAAATGGCCCCTGTCTTAGAAGGGTCATAACACAACACcttcgtccctccctctctctctctctctttctgtgtctctgtctctctctcacatacacacatagaaaaaCGCACCTACacataccaaaaaacaaacaaacaaaacacacacacacacacgcagaacacacacacatacacacacagcacacgcaccacacaacacaacacacacacattccacaacacaacgcaacaaaacaccaacacaacacacacacattccacaacacaacgcaacaaaacaccaacacaacacacctctccaGCTGCCACAGGTGTCCCAGTCTTCTCATCGACGACCTTGACCTGCACTCCAGGGAGCGGGTGACCCACGTTGTAGTCCCGGAAGCTGCCCCCCTCCGTCACAATGCCCACCGACACCAGCCCCAACTCCGTGCAGCCGTAGTAGACCATCACCGCCCGGGCCATACCCAGGGCTGCCTCCACTGCCCTGCTCGTGACGGGCTGTCCGCCCAGGCTGACCACCTCCAGAGGACTGAGCCACGGCATGGGCTTGAGGTGGTGGTTGTCGGACGGCTGTGTGTAACGCTGCCGGATGTTCAACACGTCAGCGGGACTCAGCGTAGCCTTGGTGCATTTCTCCTCTCCCAAGCAGCTGGCCACGAACAGCGCCCTGTCCTGGGGAAGGCCGGCGCGCACGTCGCACAGCACGCGAGTCTCGTTCAGCATGAGAGCGACGGTCACGTTCCCGCCGCTGGTGCCCAGGTGGGTGTCCTGATAGCGCGCGGcgcggcgggagggggaggggggcacgccCCTGGTCCACTGCTCCAGGGCCGTGACGAAGTCGCCGTGGGTCTTCAGCACCAGCTTGGGGAGGCCCGTCGTGCCGGACGTGGTGAACACGAAACACCCGTCCTCTCTCCCGACCTCGCTTTCCATCACCCACCCCGGGTACGTCTCTAACTGTCCCAGGAACACCTTCCCTGGATGACGCTTGACGAATTCTACGTGCTTCAGGTAGGGCAGCTTCTCTGACGTCACAGTGCCGTCATCAGCTCGCTTCACAACACGGCGAAGAGGGGCCCACGGACCGCTGGTGACGTCAGGGTCCAGCAAGATGGCGCTGGCTTTAGAGTGACGTAAGCAGTGCAGGAGGTCCGAGCCGTCCGTCATGTGGCAGAGGCCGTTGACGCAGACAGCGCCCGCGTAGAGCACACCCAGCTCGCAGACCAGCCTCTCCGGAGAGTTGTCCaggcacaccatcaccacactgcccTGCAACACCGCCACCCCTTC is a window from the Babylonia areolata isolate BAREFJ2019XMU chromosome 15, ASM4173473v1, whole genome shotgun sequence genome containing:
- the LOC143290236 gene encoding 3-[(3aS,4S,7aS)-7a-methyl-1,5-dioxo-octahydro-1H-inden-4-yl]propanoyl:CoA ligase-like, with translation MEEVKQSDYNTVPEAVSFYRERCGEDAPFFVFRDRLGGRDVFTLGRLHRLAGTCAALLQHRGIGKGSVVMVCLDNSPERLVCELGVLYAGAVCVNGLCHMTDGSDLLHCLRHSKASAILLDPDVTSGPWAPLRRVVKRADDGTVTSEKLPYLKHVEFVKRHPGKVFLGQLETYPGWVMESEVGREDGCFVFTTSGTTGLPKLVLKTHGDFVTALEQWTRGVPPSPSRRAARYQDTHLGTSGGNVTVALMLNETRVLCDVRAGLPQDRALFVASCLGEEKCTKATLSPADVLNIRQRYTQPSDNHHLKPMPWLSPLEVVSLGGQPVTSRAVEAALGMARAVMVYYGCTELGLVSVGIVTEGGSFRDYNVGHPLPGVQVKVVDEKTGTPVAAGEIGQVLLKHPGALKDYLHDSTDPSAPQAPDFTADGFYPTGDRGKVNSNNTLTIFGRIGESVILRGSRVCYPHALEAALSTCPGVADVIVVGVPDPLVFEEFCACVVLQEGVSLKDVEKEVEKKVAGPGQTLCPLAPRHYVQFEALPQLYTGRPHRRQIKEIAKRRLKIK